The genomic stretch GCTGGGCCAGGGCAGCGTCATATTGCGCGGCGTTGGCGTATTGCTGGCGCAACTGGCGCACGGCATCGCCCAGGGCGGCTTCAGACTGGGCCAGCGCCACTTTGGCGTCGACCGGGTCCAGCTTCACCAGTTCTTCACCGGCTTTGACAAACTGGGTTTCGTCCGCGCGGATTTCCGTCACGGTGCCGGTCACCTGGCTGGTCAGCGTCACCAGGTTGCCGCCGACGTAGGCGTTGTCGGTTTCTTCACGTTGCGACAACACGGTCGCGTAGTAAATGCCATAGCCAATGCCTGCCAGCACGAACACGGTGGTCAGGATCGCCATCACCGGCTTGCGGCGTTTTTGCTCTGCCGGTTGGGCTGCGTTGGTTTCGGTGGTCATTGCAAATATCTCCGGAATCGGGGCGGCTAACAAAATCCTGCTGGCTGTGGCGCACTCGCTTGCCAGCAGAATTTTGTTAGCCACCCCCTGTTTATTTTCATCAGGCCGGCAAACCGCCAGCCGCTTCAATCAAGTCTGTTCAGTTCGCTTTGGCAACCGTATCTGCTGGCGCTTCGTAGCCACCACCCAGTGCGTGGGTCAGGCCGATTTCAGCAGCAAGCTGGCGGTTCTTCAGAATCAGCAACTGTTCCTGGATCATCAGCACCGGCAACTGGGCGCGCAGCACGGAACCCTGATCGGTCAGGCCGTTCTGCATGCGGCGTTGCTGGTTGTCGCGCACGGCTTCAGAGGCACGCAGGTACGCCGTCATGGCTTTTTCCTGATCGGCCAGACCTTGCAGGGCGATACCCTGGTTGGCCACGTCCTGCACCGCGTTGACCAGCGCCTGGTTGTACTGGGCGATGATCACGTCACGCTGGGCGCGATCACCCTGCAGACCGGCCGAGAGACGACCGTTATCGAAAATCGGGAAGCTGATGCCCGGCGTGATGCCCATGGTGCGGGTACCGCGCTTGAGGAAGTCATCCAGACTGATACTGGAGAAACCAATGAACGCCGAGATATTGATATCCGGATAGAACGCGGCCTTGTCGGCTTCTGTGCGCTTCACGCTGGCTTCAACCCGCCAGCGCGCCGCTTGCAGATCCGGGCGACGCGACAGCAGATTCAGGCCCAGATCAGTCGGCACACCCCCGGCCGACGCCGGCAGCGGGATAGCCTTGAGTTGATCAATGCTGGTCACATCACCGGTTGCACCGACCAGCGCGCGCAGGGCTTCGCGGTCTTTGCGTTCGCTGGTGCGCAACTGGGCAATCACGCTGTCCTGGTTGGCCACGTCAC from Silvimonas iriomotensis encodes the following:
- a CDS encoding efflux transporter outer membrane subunit, with the protein product MKQKLAFGILVLLAGCASIPDDHPTVQMRDAAAAQLSTQLKLAQEGWPAARWWTRYHDDQLNALVDAALKGSPSLAVAQSRVALAQTAVSQARAADGINVDASVRATRELTSKYGIYPPPLAGNWITDTEPMINASYDFDWWGKHKAEISAALGETAAAQADYAAAEQQLTAAVAEAYFDWQADQARIQVVEQQRDVQDRLHQIAARRVQSGLDTDAVQRSARGDVANQDSVIAQLRTSERKDREALRALVGATGDVTSIDQLKAIPLPASAGGVPTDLGLNLLSRRPDLQAARWRVEASVKRTEADKAAFYPDINISAFIGFSSISLDDFLKRGTRTMGITPGISFPIFDNGRLSAGLQGDRAQRDVIIAQYNQALVNAVQDVANQGIALQGLADQEKAMTAYLRASEAVRDNQQRRMQNGLTDQGSVLRAQLPVLMIQEQLLILKNRQLAAEIGLTHALGGGYEAPADTVAKAN